One window from the genome of Bufo bufo chromosome 4, aBufBuf1.1, whole genome shotgun sequence encodes:
- the LOC120999327 gene encoding LOW QUALITY PROTEIN: oocyte zinc finger protein XlCOF7.1-like (The sequence of the model RefSeq protein was modified relative to this genomic sequence to represent the inferred CDS: substituted 1 base at 1 genomic stop codon), with protein sequence MHQRIHTGKKPFSCSECGKCCKSKSVLTKHERTHKGEKPFSCSECGRCFQHISLLLNHQRIHTGVKPFPCSECGKCFAYKSSLVSHQRIHTGEKPFSCLECGKCFTDKSALVKHQRRHTGEKPFSCSECGKCFVDKSILINHQLIHTGEKPFSCSECEKYFNRKSHLVRHQRIHTREKPFSCSECGKCFQQKSALVNHQRVHTGEKLFSCSECDKCFQHKSFLLCHQRIHTGEKPFSCSECGKCFQQKSVLVNHQRVHTGEKPFSCLECGKCFTDKSALAKHQRRHTGEKPFSCSECGKCFVDKSILLNHQLIHTGEKPFSCSECEKYFNRKSHLVRHQRIHTREKPFSCSECGKCFQHKSLLLSHQRIHTGEMPFSCXECGKCFQHKSLIFSHQRTHTGEKPFTCLECGKSFITKSNLVKHQRIHTGKKQF encoded by the coding sequence atgcatcagagaattcacacagggaagaagccattttcatgttcagaatgtgggaaatgttgtaAATCTAAATCAGTTCTTACTAAACATGAGCGAACTCAcaaaggggagaagccattttcatgttcagaatgtgggagatGTTTTCAGCATATATCACTTCTTCTtaaccatcagagaattcacacaggggtgaagccatttccatgttcagaatgtgggaaatgttttgcttaTAAATCATCTCTTGTTAgccatcaaagaattcacacaggggagaagccattttcttgtttagaatgtgggaaatgttttactgatAAATCAGCTCTTGTAAAGCATCAGAGaaggcacacaggggagaagccattttcatgttcagaatgtgggaaatgttttgtagATAAATCAATTCTTATTAACCATCAgttaattcacacaggggagaagccattttcatgttcagaatgtgaaaaatattttaaccgtaaatcacatcttgttagacatcagagaattcacacacgggagaagccattttcatgttcagaatgtgggaaatgttttcagcAGAAATCGGCTCTTGTTAACCATCAAAgagttcacacaggggaaaagctattttcatgttcagaatgtgataaATGTTTTCAGCATAAATCATTTCTTCTTtgccatcagagaattcacacaggggagaagccattttcatgttcagaatgtgggaaatgttttcagcAGAAATCGGTTCTTGTTAACCATCAAagagttcacacaggggagaagccattttcttgtttagaatgtgggaaatgttttaccgaTAAATCGGCTCTTGCAAAACATCAGAGaaggcacacaggggagaagccattttcatgttcagaatgtgggaaatgttttgtagATAAATCAATTCTTCTTAACCATCAgttaattcacacaggggagaagccattttcatgttcagaatgtgaaaaatattttaaccgtaaatcacatcttgttagacatcagagaattcacacacgggagaagccattttcatgttcagaatgtggcaaatgttttcagCATAAATCGCTTCTTCTTtcccatcagagaattcacacaggagagatgcCATTTTCATGTtgagaatgtggcaaatgttttcagCATAAATCACTTATTTTTtcccatcagagaactcacacaggggaaaagccatttacttgtttagaatgtgggaaatctttcataactaaatcaaatcttgttaaacatcagagaattcacactggaAAGAAGCAATTttaa